The Daucus carota subsp. sativus chromosome 7, DH1 v3.0, whole genome shotgun sequence genome window below encodes:
- the LOC135146744 gene encoding serine hydroxymethyltransferase 4-like codes for MDPVNAWGNTPLITIDPEMHDLIEKEKRRQCRGIELIASENFTSFAVIEALGSALTNKYSEGMPGNRYYGGNEFIDQIENLCRSRALQAYRLDSAKWGVNVQPYSGSPANFAAYTALLNPHDRIMGLDLPSGGHLTHGYYTSNGKKISATSIYFESLPYKVDPKTGYIDYDKLEEKALDFRPKMLICGGSSYPRDWDYKRFREVADKCGALLLCDMAHISGLVAAQEAADPFEYCDIVTTTTHKSLRGPRSGMIFYRKGPKPAKKGQPEGAVYDFEDRINFAVFPSLQGGPHNHQIGALAVGLKQAASPAFKAYAKQVRANAVAVGKYLMSKDYTIVTGGTENHLVLWDLRPLGLTGNKVEKLCDLCSITLNKNAVFGDNSALSPGGVRVGTPAMTSRGLLEKDFEQIAEFLHRAVTVTLKIQKEHGKLLKDFNKGLDNNKEIEQLKTDVEKFASSFDMPGFSVADMKYKD; via the exons ATGGATCCTGTTAATGCATGGGGCAACACACCCCTTATCACCATCGATCCCGAAATGCATGACCTTATCGAAAAAGAAAAACGTCGACAATGTCGTGGCATCGAGCTCATTGCCTCTGAAAATTTCACCTCATTTGCTGTCATTGAAGCTCTAGGCAGTGCTTTGACGAATAAATACTCTGAGGGCATGCCAGGAAATAGGTACTACGGTGGAAATGAATTTATTGATCAAATCGAAAATCTTTGTCGTTCACGTGCACTGCAAGCCTATCGCCTTGATTCTGCGAAATGGGGAGTTAATGTGCAGCCTTATTCAGGGAGTCCAGCTAATTTTGCTGCCTATACTGCATTGTTGAACCCGCATGATCGGATCATGGGACTTGACTTGCCATCAGGTGGACATTTGACACATGGGTATTATACTTCTAATGGGAAAAAGATATCGGCTACTTCGATTTATTTTGAGAGTTTGCCTTATAAGGTTGATCCGAAAACAGGATATATTGATTATGATAAGCTGGAGGAGAAGGCTTTGGATTTTAGGCCTAAGATGTTGATTTGTGGTGGAAGTTCATATCCGAGAGATTGGGATTATAAGAGGTTTAGGGAGGTTGCTGATAAATGTGGTGCACTTTTGCTTTGTGATATGGCTCACATCAGTGGCCTTGTTGCTGCTCAG GAAGCTGCAGATCCTTTCGAGTATTGTGACATAGTCACAACCACGACTCACAAGAGTTTGAGGGGTCCTAGGTCTGGTATGATCTTCTACAGGAAGGGACCTAAACCCGCAAAGAAAGGGCAGCCTGAAGGTgcagtttatgattttgaagaCAGGATCAACTTTGCTGTTTTCCCCTCCCTTCAGGGCGGTCCTCACAATCACCAGATTGGTGCCTTAGCCGTAGGCCTAAAACAGGCTGCATCCCCTGCTTTCAAGGCGTATGCTAAACAGGTTAGGGCTAATGCTGTTGCTGTTGGAAAATACCTGATGAGCAAAGACTACACTATCGTCACTGGTGGTACTGAAAATCACCTTGTTCTTTGGGATCTTCGCCCTCTTGGTTTGACTG GCAATAAGGTGGAGAAGCTTTGTGATTTGTGCAGCATCACTCTAAACAAGAATGCTGTTTTTGGCGACAATAGTGCGTTATCCCCTGGAGGGGTTCGAGTTG gTACTCCTGCTATGACTTCAAGGGGTCTGCTTGAAAAGGATTTTGAGCAGATTGCAGAGTTCCTCCACCGGGCTGTCACCGTtactttgaaaatccagaaggAGCATGGGAAActgttgaaggacttcaacaaaGGTCTCGATAACAACAAGGAGATTGAGCAACTCAAAACTGATGTTGAGAAGTTTGCATCCTCTTTTGACATGCCTGGATTCTCGGTTGCAGACATGAAGTACAAAGATTAG
- the LOC108193898 gene encoding 3'-5' exonuclease isoform X2: protein MENQQPPTSLLSDLDQPFTDEELKAIDAAFEAVSSSSSTSSVKKLVSGDSPSDPRPKTRRRLPESVKESIRKTPLKENNLRSSSRLKWLKNLDLPSQQGVLPGKAAVMQICGDANHCHVMHIIHSGIPLSLKSLLEDPSCIKVGVNVGGDANKVYKDHNVSVEALQDLSSLANQKLGGKPKRWSLGSLTETLICKKLPKPTRVRLGNWEVASLSKAQLEYAATDAFASWYMYEVLKKFPDPSSNKNEELETVAAEQPLAVASCK from the exons ATGGAAAATCAACAACCACCCACTTCATTACTCTCAGATTTAGACCAACCCTTTACAGATGAAGAGCTAAAAGCCATTGATGCTGCTTTTGAAGCTGTTTCATCTTCATCCTCCACTTCTTCTGTTAAAAAACTCGTTTCCGGCGACTCCCCCTCCGACCCTCGGCCCAAAACTCGCCGGAGATTGCCGGAGTCAGTTAAAGAATCCATTCGAAAAACCCCATTAAAAGAAAACAATTTAAGGTCATCTAGCAGGTTGAAATGGCTCAAGAATCTTGATTTGCCCTCTCAACAAG GTGTTCTTCCAGGAAAGGCCGCAGTTATGCAGATATGTGGAGATGCAAATCATTGTCATGTAATGCATATTATCCATTCTGGAATTCCCTTGAGTTTGAAATCTCTTCTTGAGGATCCTTCTTGTATTAAG GTTGGTGTTAACGTTGGAGGTGATGCTAATAAGGTATACAAAGATCATAATGTATCTGTAGAAGCTCTGCAAGATTTGTCAAGTCTAGCCAACCAGAAGCTCGGGGGCAAGCCAAAGAGGTGGAGTTTAGGATCTCTAACAGAAACGCTTATTTGCAAAAAG CTTCCAAAGCCCACCCGTGTCAGATTGGGAAACTGGGAGGTTGCTTCTTTATCCAAGGCCCAACTCGAATATGCTGCAACAGACGCTTTTGCTTCCTGGTACATGTACGAG GTGCTAAAGAAATTTCCAGATCCTTCTAGTAACAAGAATGAGGAACTAGAAACTGTAGCAGCAGAGCAACCTTTAGCAGTGGCCAGCTGTaagtaa
- the LOC108193898 gene encoding 3'-5' exonuclease isoform X1 — translation MENQQPPTSLLSDLDQPFTDEELKAIDAAFEAVSSSSSTSSVKKLVSGDSPSDPRPKTRRRLPESVKESIRKTPLKENNLRSSSRLKWLKNLDLPSQQDKATVIYPEVRFQGTIVYSRTASEVDRASKELLKFVQAKKREAGHTVLGFDIEWRPTFRRGVLPGKAAVMQICGDANHCHVMHIIHSGIPLSLKSLLEDPSCIKVGVNVGGDANKVYKDHNVSVEALQDLSSLANQKLGGKPKRWSLGSLTETLICKKLPKPTRVRLGNWEVASLSKAQLEYAATDAFASWYMYEVLKKFPDPSSNKNEELETVAAEQPLAVASCK, via the exons ATGGAAAATCAACAACCACCCACTTCATTACTCTCAGATTTAGACCAACCCTTTACAGATGAAGAGCTAAAAGCCATTGATGCTGCTTTTGAAGCTGTTTCATCTTCATCCTCCACTTCTTCTGTTAAAAAACTCGTTTCCGGCGACTCCCCCTCCGACCCTCGGCCCAAAACTCGCCGGAGATTGCCGGAGTCAGTTAAAGAATCCATTCGAAAAACCCCATTAAAAGAAAACAATTTAAGGTCATCTAGCAGGTTGAAATGGCTCAAGAATCTTGATTTGCCCTCTCAACAAG ACAAAGCAACGGTAATATACCCAGAAGTAAGGTTTCAGGGCACAATCGTGTATAGCAGAACTGCTTCCGAGGTGGATAGGGCTTCAAAGGAGCTTCTTAAATTTGTTCAAGCTAAGAAGAGAGAAGCAGGTCACACTGTTCTAGGGTTTGACATAGAGTGGAGACCCACATTTAGAAGAG GTGTTCTTCCAGGAAAGGCCGCAGTTATGCAGATATGTGGAGATGCAAATCATTGTCATGTAATGCATATTATCCATTCTGGAATTCCCTTGAGTTTGAAATCTCTTCTTGAGGATCCTTCTTGTATTAAG GTTGGTGTTAACGTTGGAGGTGATGCTAATAAGGTATACAAAGATCATAATGTATCTGTAGAAGCTCTGCAAGATTTGTCAAGTCTAGCCAACCAGAAGCTCGGGGGCAAGCCAAAGAGGTGGAGTTTAGGATCTCTAACAGAAACGCTTATTTGCAAAAAG CTTCCAAAGCCCACCCGTGTCAGATTGGGAAACTGGGAGGTTGCTTCTTTATCCAAGGCCCAACTCGAATATGCTGCAACAGACGCTTTTGCTTCCTGGTACATGTACGAG GTGCTAAAGAAATTTCCAGATCCTTCTAGTAACAAGAATGAGGAACTAGAAACTGTAGCAGCAGAGCAACCTTTAGCAGTGGCCAGCTGTaagtaa